In a single window of the Gossypium hirsutum isolate 1008001.06 chromosome D02, Gossypium_hirsutum_v2.1, whole genome shotgun sequence genome:
- the LOC107909304 gene encoding protein STABILIZED1: MVFIATPNSKTFSLNLNPKTTTLLSLQQSIQLRTQIPISHQHLLLSPNPTSSLLHSPDPDSVLLSQLQITPYSTLFLHVPLRGGTQPGPSGAAVPKPRLDFLNSKPPPNYVAGLGRGATGFTTRSDIGPARAAPDLPDRSATTIGGAAAPSGLGRGRGKPGEDEEDDEGEDKGYDENQKFDEFEGNDVGLFASAEYDEDDKEADAVWEAIDKRMDSRRKDRREARLKEEIEKYRASNPKITEQFADLKRKLHTLSNEEWESIPEIGDYSLRNKKRRFESFVPVPDTLLEKARQEQEHVTALDPKSRAAGGTETPWAQTPVTDLTAVGEGRGTVLSLKLDRLSDSVSGLTVVDPKGYLTDLKSMKITSDAEISDIKKARLLLKSVTQTNPKHPPGWIAAARLEEVAGKIQTARQLIQKGCEECPKNEDVWLEACRLASPDEAKAVIAKGVKSIPNSVKLWLQAAKLEHDDVNKSRVLRRGLENIPDSVRLWKAVVELANEKDAATLLERAVECCPLHVELWLALARLKDYDKAKKVLNRAREKLPKEPAIWITAAKLEEANGNNAMVGKIIERCIRALQREGFVIDREAWMKEAEAAERAGSVVTCQAIIRNTIGIGVEEEDRKRTWVADAEECKKRGSIETARAIYAHALTVFLTKKSIWLKAAQLEKSHGTRESLDALLRKAVTYRPQAEVLWLMGAKEKWLAGDVPAARAILQEAYAAIPNSEEIWLAAFKLEFENHEPERARILLAKARERGGTERVWMKSAIVERELGNTEEERRLLDEGLKQFPSFFKLWLMLGQLEERLGNLEKAKGVYESGLKHCPSCIPLWVSLAILEEKMNGIAKARAVLTLARKKNPQQPELWLAAIRAEARHGYKKEADILMAKALQECPNSGILWAASIEMVPRPQRKTKSMDALKKCDHDPHVIAAVAKLFWHDRKVDKARTWLNRAVTLAPDIGDFWALYYKFELQHGSEENQKDVMKRCVAAEPKHGEKWQAISKAVENSHQPTEAILKKVVVVLGKEESAAENNSKH; this comes from the coding sequence ATGGTGTTCATCGCAACGCCAAATTCCAAAACTTTTTCCCTaaatctaaaccctaaaaccaCCACTCTCCTTTCCCTCCAACAATCCATTCAACTCCGCACCCAAATCCCTATTTCTCACCAACACCTTCTCCTCTCCCCCAACCCCACCTCTTCCCTTCTCCATTCCCCCGATCCCGATTCCGTCCTTCTTTCCCAACTCCAAATCACCCCTTACTCTACCTTATTCCTTCATGTTCCCCTCCGCGGCGGCACCCAACCTGGCCCCAGCGGTGCCGCTGTGCCCAAGCCACGCTTAGATTTTCTCAACTCCAAGCCTCCCCCTAACTATGTTGCTGGTTTGGGGCGTGGTGCCACGGGCTTTACCACTCGGTCTGATATCGGTCCCGCCCGTGCTGCTCCTGACTTACCTGACCGGTCCGCTACTACTATTGGTGGTGCTGCAGCGCCCTCTGGGCTTGGCCGTGGCCGCGGAAAGCCTGGTGAAGACGAAGAAGACGATGAAGGTGAGGATAAGGGTTACGATGAAAATCAgaaatttgatgaatttgaagGAAACGACGTGGGTCTTTTCGCCTCCGCGGAGTATGATGAAGATGATAAAGAAGCTGACGCTGTTTGGGAGGCCATCGATAAGAGGATGGATTCAAGGAGGAAAGATAGAAGAGAGGCAAGGCTGAAGGAAGAGATTGAGAAATACCGAGCGTCTAACCCGAAAATTACTGAGCAGTTCGCGGATTTAAAGAGAAAGTTGCATACTTTGTCAAACGAGGAGTGGGAGAGTATTCCAGAAATTGGGGATTATTCGTTGAGGAATAAGAAAAGGAGGTTCGAGAGTTTTGTGCCAGTCCCAGATACTCTTTTGGAGAAGGCAAGGCAGGAGCAAGAGCATGTTACGGCTTTGGACCCAAAGAGCAGGGCTGCGGGTGGGACGGAAACTCCGTGGGCGCAAACCCCTGTAACCGATTTAACTGCTGTTGGTGAAGGGAGAGGTACTGTCTTGTCTTTGAAGTTAGATAGGTTATCGGATTCTGTTTCGGGTTTAACTGTTGTGGATCCAAAAGGTTATTTGACTGATTTGAAAAGTATGAAGATTACTAGTGATGCTGAGATTTCGGATATTAAGAAGGCCAGGTTGTTGTTGAAAAGTGTTACGCAGACCAATCCCAAACATCCTCCCGGTTGGATTGCGGCTGCAAGGCTGGAGGAAGTGGCTGGGAAGATCCAGACAGCTAGGCAGTTGATTCAGAAAGGGTGTGAGGAGTGTCCCAAGAATGAAGATGTATGGCTGGAGGCTTGTAGGCTTGCGAGCCCGGATGAGGCCAAGGCTGTGATTGCTAAGGGAGTGAAATCAATTCCCAATTCAGTGAAGTTGTGGTTACAGGCTGCTAAATTAGAGCATGATGATGTGAATAAAAGCAGGGTTTTGAGGAGGGGTTTGGAGAACATACCAGATTCTGTGAGGTTATGGAAGGCTGTTGTGGAGCTTGCAAATGAGAAGGATGCAGCGACTTTGCTTGAAAGGGCCGTGGAGTGCTGTCCTTTACATGTGGAGTTGTGGTTAGCACTTGCTAGGTTGAAGGATTATGATAAAGCTAAGAAAGTGCTTAATAGGGCAAGGGAGAAGTTGCCTAAAGAGCCTGCTATATGGATTACAGCTGCGAAGTTGGAGGAGGCTAATGGAAATAATGCTATGGTGGGAAAAATTATTGAGAGGTGTATTAGGGCATTACAAAGAGAAGGATTTGTGATTGATAGGGAGGCTTGGATGAAAGAGGCTGAGGCGGCAGAAAGGGCTGGCTCTGTTGTGACATGCCAGGCAATCATTCGAAATACAATTGGGATTGGAGTGGAGGAAGAGGATAGGAAGAGAACTTGGGTGGCTGATGCTGAAGAATGCAAGAAGCGGGGTTCAATTGAGACTGCTAGAGCTATCTATGCTCATGCTCTTACTGTCTTTTTGACAAAGAAGAGCATTTGGCTGAAAGCAGCTCAGCTGGAGAAGAGTCATGGGACTAGGGAATCTCTTGATGCTCTTCTTCGTAAAGCAGTCACGTACCGGCCACAGGCTGAGGTTCTTTGGCTTATGGGTGCCAAAGAGAAATGGCTTGCTGGGGATGTGCCTGCTGCACGAGCTATCCTTCAAGAAGCATATGCTGCCATACCTAATTCTGAGGAGATATGGCTTGCTGCGTTTAAGCTTGAATTTGAAAACCATGAGCCTGAGAGAGCAAGAATACTTCTTGCCAAGGCTCGAGAAAGAGGAGGCACAGAGAGAGTATGGATGAAATCAGCCATTGTGGAGAGAGAATTGGGGAACACCGAGGAAGAAAGGAGGTTGCTTGATGAAGGATTGAAGCAATTCCCATCATTCTTTAAACTGTGGTTGATGCTTGGGCAGCTCGAGGAAAGGCTTGGTAACTTAGAAAAGGCAAAGGGAGTTTATGAATCAGGTTTAAAGCACTGCCCAAGTTGTATACCTCTATGGGTTTCTCTTGCTATTCTTGAAGAGAAAATGAATGGGATTGCTAAGGCTCGAGCTGTACTCACCTTGGCAAGGAAGAAGAATCCACAACAACCTGAACTCTGGCTTGCTGCCATACGAGCTGAGGCAAGACATGGCTACAAGAAGGAAGCCGATATCTTAATGGCCAAGGCATTACAAGAGTGTCCAAATAGTGGTATATTGTGGGCAGCATCTATTGAGATGGTTCCAAGGCCTCAACGTAAAACCAAGAGCATGGATGCCCTCAAGAAGTGTGATCATGATCCCCATGTCATTGCCGCGGTGGCTAAGCTATTTTGGCATGATAGGAAGGTGGATAAAGCCAGGACTTGGCTAAATAGGGCTGTGACTCTTGCTCCAGATATTGGGGATTTCTGGGCATTGTATTACAAATTTGAACTTCAGCATGGTAGTGAGGAGAACCAGAAAGATGTGATGAAAAGGTGTGTTGCTGCAGAACCGAAGCATGGTGAGAAATGGCAAGCTATTTCAAAGGCTGTAGAGAACTCTCACCAGCCTACTGAAGCCATTTTAAAGAAAGTAGTGGTTGTGTTGGGCAAGGAAGAGAGTGCTGCGGAAAATAACAGTAAACACTAA